The DNA segment CATAGCCAGAAAGGTAGCAACTGCTTATAAACACTTGTCACTAATGAGACCTTGAGTGCAAATTGCTCAGTCATTCTCACCAACCTTGATAATGGAGTCAAGGTCTTCTTGGGGGACAGTGAAGAGCTATGATAAAATCCACAGGGCAACCTGCCTGAGAAGTCAGCTGTGTAGAAAAAGCACACTATGCTGACATTAATTACATAAAATGGGACTACTCCATAACGTACACTGATCAGTGATTGAGTGGTGACAAGGAGCTCTAAAATTTTTTCCCCTGCAATCATTTTGAGCCTTAACCCTTGCAGGTAAAGAAATACACAAACTGACAGAGAAACAATATGCACAGGTTAAAGATCTTTTCTCACAAGTAGGACCCAAGTCACATCTTTGGGAGCATCCTGCCAGCTTTGCCATAATTCATTATGAAAGCATGACTAGAGATCATTTACTTAGTGATTATGCATGTTCTTCAACACTTGGATTTTCACTTCTGTGCAGTGACATTAATAACGTTGTCCACAGATGATGCAGCTACTGTTCTATGAAAACCAGAGTGTTCTCCTTTCTACATCTCTCTAGCAGAGGCATTTACAGGGATTAGGCCTAACATAGGGAGCAATTGTCAATCGTGTGCAGGGCCCCTGCCTGAAAATACCATCACTTCTGATGAGTCTGGCTTTCAGATCTAGGGACTGAATGGCACTTGCCAGAAATATGTTGGAAAGTAGTTGCCAGAAGACTGTGATGGACCTTACTACGAAATGATCACATGCTCAGGGAAAGAAGGGGGATGATGAGCCAGGGGAAACTACATAACTGACTGCATTGGCAAGAGAGAGCAGCTACAACAGTAACACCTGTTAGCCCAAGTCTCCAGCCAAACAGGGCAGTGCTGATATTACACTTCTTTGACCAACAACAACCATTTCTTCAGTTGAAAGGAACATGCTGTCATGGGTGCATAAAATTCAATTCTAACAAACATACCATTCCAAGTCCCGCTTTCCCAAAAATGTGATCTGGTATCAAGTTAATGAATCCCACATCTTAAAACCCGTTATCCATCCTCTAAATCGGAAGGCCCTAGAAAACGTGAATGCTTGTGTGTATAAATGCCTAAAAGTTCCTTCCCTAAAAGGAGTTTTGGTTGCAATGGCTCATTGCACCTCTAAAGGAATTAAAACAGGCTTGATGGCAACCAGACTTATTCGGAGGTAGCACAACTACTGGGACTTTGCCCCGTATGACCCCTCAGACATTTCACTAACCCTtggagtgctgctgcagcatcctAAGAGTAGTAACAAAGTACAACTTCTCACACCCATTTGTATCTAAGTTAATGACACAAAGTTCAGTGGAAGGAGTATCTGCTGCTTCCTACATTTCATAAAATAGTTCTTCCACTCAAATGCTACTGATGCCGCTAAATGGACCCAAAGGTCCCCAGTACATCATCTAGCAGAGGATGCTTCCAAGCAAACAGAAAAAGCCTGCACAGTGGGAGCAGTAGGTTAGCACACCAATGATCCACAGAGAGGCTGCTGAAGAGGTATCCCCCATGGGTAAAGTTTTCAAAGTTTAGCTACTTTACGTCATTGGGAGCCATAGCTAGACCAACAGTGAACATATCTGAAAAACCCCACCACTATTTCCCTAGGGGCTGTTGGAATGTGGTTAAGAAATCCATGAATATGCTACTTAGACAAGCTGGTGTTGCACCTGCCATGTTGGAGGAAACTGGGAGGCAGGTTTCAAGTCAAAAAGTGCCTCTGAATGCAGCTGAAGCACAGCACTAATGCTGCTCAAGTTACTCCCCAAAGGGAGTGACTATGTGCTATTCCCTTTGGAGACCTAATTCAGGCAATGGTCAGGCCTGTCTGGGTAATGCCACTGCAATGGTGTGAGGAGTACTCACTCTTTTTTGGTTAAGGAAGCAGCTCAAAATAGACccaatcaaataaaaaaaaagtgatcCTTTCaaaccaaaaatatatatattctttttaaaacaaacctcACCAACACCATACAAGAAAGCTGACTCTCATAAGCCATAGAGAGAGAAGAGATAGGGACTGCATGTGGGAGCATGTGTTTATACAGCaatattttaaattccttttaaTCAGCAGGTGCAGGGTgtcctttcagaaaaaagcaggGTTGGTGTGCTCAATAATACAGCGCTTGCAATGGCGTTTAACGAAACGCAGAGCGTCTACAGAAACCTCACAGTCCTGCACGTTCAGCATCTGCAGGTCAAAGCAGTTGGCAGCTACGATCTGTAGGCCCTGGCCTGTGATGCTCTCACACGACTTCAGACTCAGGCGCTTCAAGTTGAAGCAGTTTAGGGCCAGAAACTCCAGGCCGGCGTCTGAGACCAGGGGGCACTTGCCAATATCCAGCGATTTGAGTTTTGTGCAATTTTTGGCAAGGTACTCCACACCATGGTCCGTGATGCCCTCGCAGCCTCGTGCATTGAGGTAGCGCAGCTTGCTGCAGTACTTGGCGATGTAACGGATGCCCACGTCTGTGATGCGACCACAGTGCGCGATGCTCAGGTACCGCAGGCGCGACTCCAGCTTGGCAATCTCCCGCATGCCAAAGTCACTGACAAAGCGGCAGTCACTCACACTCAGCTCCTTGATGGATGTGCAGTAAATCATAAGGTAACGGAGGCCTTCATCCGTGATGCGGACACAGCGGCGCAGGTACAGATGAGTCAACTGAGTGCAGTGTGCGGCTATGGTGTGCAGACCTTCGTCCTCCAGCACAAAACAGTCTGTCATGTCCAGGTAGCGGATAGAGATCTGTTTGCCATGTAAGGGGGACAGCTTGATGGAAGCTTCGCGGGTCAAACTAATACATGTCACTTTGGAGCAGCCTACATGGAAAAACAATGTTAATAAGTTGCAGAGCAATTCCGTTGGTCAGATGGACGAGACTGGCATGTAACTGCTGACCTCACTGCATGGGTAGTTGTGCAGGCATTTCAGTGCTGCCAGACCCCAGGAAGTTCTCTGAAGCGAGAGATACTAGCCCAGGTTCTGCCACAGCAGCCATTCATTATAAGTAACTCCACCGATGTCAGCAAAGTTACTTCAGTAATCAAAACAACATCAGAACCACTGACTTGTGGCTTTATCCAGGGCTCAATTAGATAAGATCATGGCCCTTGATTTCTTTTTTCTGGGAAAGATTTTGATCTCTGTTATCCCAGTACGAATCCACTGGTGGTTTTGGACCATGTGGGAAGCATAAGTAAATCAACACATCGCCATGGCGATGTCAGCATCGACTTACTTAGAGCAGATCTATGGTGTCCCACAGTTTTGACTACATCATGAACCCCAGCATACACTGACGTGCTGCCCTGCATCACTCCTCTATGGATGCTGTGAGTGCCAAGCAAAAGGTCTCTAGGTTACATTAACGGTCCTTTTCTGATTGGAGGGTGTTAACACAAGCTAGGACCTTCTTAGTGCTACATGGGGGGATTACAGCACAGCACTCCGGTGCACACTGCTAGGCTAGGCAAAATGCAGCCTGCACGCCAGATCCGTCCCACGAATCCACCAGACACAGCgtgtggaggcagcagggagcttcaggcaggctctgtgcctgtcccCACCTCAGAGAAGCAGCTTCTGAGTCCAGTGTTTTTCACAAGCTGTGCGcctgagggggtgggtgggggaggaggaggaaggcttcACAATCCGATTGGTTTGTTTCTGGCCAATGGTAGCGTCTGGTTTGAAGCATCCTTCCCTGCCTCCTCAGGCTCATAGCTACTCAGAGGCACATGGCCTCCTCCTCCAACCATG comes from the Carettochelys insculpta isolate YL-2023 chromosome 2, ASM3395843v1, whole genome shotgun sequence genome and includes:
- the FBXL7 gene encoding F-box/LRR-repeat protein 7 isoform X2 codes for the protein MERQKPKDSDLSMRTLSTPSPALICPQNSHGFQNGRGSSTSSSSVTGETVAMVHSPPPTLLTHPLIRLASRQQKEQANIDRLPDHSMIQVFSFLPTNQLCRCARVCRRWYNLAWDPRLWRTIRLTGETINVDRALKVLTRRLCQDTPNVCLMLETVIVSGCRRLTDRGLYTIAQCCPELRRLELSGCYNISNEAVFDVVSLCPNLEHLDVSGCSKVTCISLTREASIKLSPLHGKQISIRYLDMTDCFVLEDEGLHTIAAHCTQLTHLYLRRCVRITDEGLRYLMIYCTSIKELSVSDCRFVSDFGMREIAKLESRLRYLSIAHCGRITDVGIRYIAKYCSKLRYLNARGCEGITDHGVEYLAKNCTKLKSLDIGKCPLVSDAGLEFLALNCFNLKRLSLKSCESITGQGLQIVAANCFDLQMLNVQDCEVSVDALRFVKRHCKRCIIEHTNPAFF
- the FBXL7 gene encoding F-box/LRR-repeat protein 7 isoform X1, whose protein sequence is MGANNGKQYGSEGKGSSSISSDVSSSTDHTPTKAQKNAATSEDSDLSMRTLSTPSPALICPQNSHGFQNGRGSSTSSSSVTGETVAMVHSPPPTLLTHPLIRLASRQQKEQANIDRLPDHSMIQVFSFLPTNQLCRCARVCRRWYNLAWDPRLWRTIRLTGETINVDRALKVLTRRLCQDTPNVCLMLETVIVSGCRRLTDRGLYTIAQCCPELRRLELSGCYNISNEAVFDVVSLCPNLEHLDVSGCSKVTCISLTREASIKLSPLHGKQISIRYLDMTDCFVLEDEGLHTIAAHCTQLTHLYLRRCVRITDEGLRYLMIYCTSIKELSVSDCRFVSDFGMREIAKLESRLRYLSIAHCGRITDVGIRYIAKYCSKLRYLNARGCEGITDHGVEYLAKNCTKLKSLDIGKCPLVSDAGLEFLALNCFNLKRLSLKSCESITGQGLQIVAANCFDLQMLNVQDCEVSVDALRFVKRHCKRCIIEHTNPAFF